A genomic window from Nicotiana sylvestris chromosome 11, ASM39365v2, whole genome shotgun sequence includes:
- the LOC104219170 gene encoding 26S proteasome regulatory subunit 10B homolog A-like isoform X1: MKKQNQIQDISQDVVSSYGFFNFQEFLVSCSALFELKISEVNCSVNYSAFHRLSDSGNERRRGRGATPQRGGRIPEKASPAQRTRIQNPNRENLRASKKEYNKTEDDLKSLQSVGQIIGEVLRPLDHERMIVKASSGPRYVVGCRNKLDKEKLTSGTRVVLDMTTLTIMRALPREVDPVVYNMLHEDPGNISYSAVGGLSDQIRELRESIELPLMNPELFLRVGIKPPKGVLLYGPPGTGKTLLARAIASNIDANFLKIVSSAIIDKYIGESARLIREMFNYARDHQPCIIFMDEIDAIGGRRFSEGTSADREIQRTLMELLNQLDGFDQLGKVKMIMATNRPDVLDPALLRPGRLDRKIEIPLPNEQSRMDILKIHAAGIAKHGEIDYEAVVKLAEGFNGADLRNVCTEAGMSAIRAERDYVIHEDFMKAVRKLNEAKKLESSAHYSADFGKD, from the exons atgaaaaagcaaaatcAAATTCAGGACATTTCTCAGGACGTCGTTTCTTCATAtggtttcttcaattttcaagaGTTTCTGGTTTCTTGTTCAGCACTCTTTGAGCTAAAAATTTCAGAAGTAAATTGTTCAGTAAATTATTCAGCTTTTCACCGACTCTCGGATTCCGGTAATGAGCGAAGGAGAGGACGCGGTGCGACGCCGCAACGCGGTGGCAGAATACCGGAGAAAGCTTCTCCAGCACAAAGAACTCGAATCCAGAATCCGAACCG GGAGAATTTAAGAGCATCAAAGAAAGAATACAACAAAACAGAGGATGATTTGAAGTCGCTTCAGAGCGTTGGACAGATTATCGGCGAAGTTCTTCGCCCTCTCGACCATGAACGAA TGATTGTAAAAGCAAGCAGTGGCCCAAGGTATGTTGTCGGGTGCCGTAATAAACTTGACAAGGAAAAACTGACCTCTGGAACAAGAGTGGTTCTTGACATGACAACTCTCACAATCATGCGTGCTCTCCCACGTGAG GTTGATCCAGTTGTTTATAACATGCTCCATGAAGATCCGGGAAATATTAGTTACTCTGCTGTAGGTGGTTTATCAGATCAAATTCGTGAACTTAGGGAATCCATTGAGCTACCTCTTATGAATCCTGAGCTGTTCCTCAGAGTTGGAATCAAACCTCCCAAG GGTGTTCTGCTCTACGGCCCTCCTGGTACCGGCAAGACTTTGTTAGCTAGAGCCATTGCTAGTAATATTGATGCCAACTTTTTGAAG ATTGTATCAAGTGCCATTATTGATAAGTATATTGGTGAAAGTGCAAGACTGATAAGGGAGATGTTCAATTATGCACGCGATCATCAG CCCTGCATAATCTTTATGGATGAGATTGATGCAATCGGCGGACGACGTTTTAGTGAGGGAACAAGTGCTGACCGGGAAATTCAAAGAACACTGATGGAGTTACTCaatcagcttgatgggtttgatCAGCTTGGCAAG GTAAAAATGATTATGGCAACAAACCGGCCTGATGTTCTTGATCCTGCACTTCTTCGTCCGGGTCGTCTAGACAGGAAGATAGAAATACCATTGCCAAATGAGCAGTCAAGGATGGATATTCTCAAAATTCATGCTGCTGGAATTGCTAAACATGGTGAGATTGATTATGAAGCTGTTGTTAAGCTTGCAGAG ggCTTCAATGGAGCTGACCTCCGTAATGTATGTACTGAGGCTGGCATGTCAGCTATCCGTGCAGAAAGAGATTATGTTATACATGAAGATTTTATGAAG GCTGTTCGTAAACTGAATGAAGCAAAGAAACTTGAATCAAGTGCACACTACAGTGCTGATTTTGGAAAAGACTAG
- the LOC104219170 gene encoding 26S proteasome regulatory subunit S10B homolog B-like isoform X2, giving the protein MSEGEDAVRRRNAVAEYRRKLLQHKELESRIRTVRENLRASKKEYNKTEDDLKSLQSVGQIIGEVLRPLDHERMIVKASSGPRYVVGCRNKLDKEKLTSGTRVVLDMTTLTIMRALPREVDPVVYNMLHEDPGNISYSAVGGLSDQIRELRESIELPLMNPELFLRVGIKPPKGVLLYGPPGTGKTLLARAIASNIDANFLKIVSSAIIDKYIGESARLIREMFNYARDHQPCIIFMDEIDAIGGRRFSEGTSADREIQRTLMELLNQLDGFDQLGKVKMIMATNRPDVLDPALLRPGRLDRKIEIPLPNEQSRMDILKIHAAGIAKHGEIDYEAVVKLAEGFNGADLRNVCTEAGMSAIRAERDYVIHEDFMKAVRKLNEAKKLESSAHYSADFGKD; this is encoded by the exons ATGAGCGAAGGAGAGGACGCGGTGCGACGCCGCAACGCGGTGGCAGAATACCGGAGAAAGCTTCTCCAGCACAAAGAACTCGAATCCAGAATCCGAACCG TCAGGGAGAATTTAAGAGCATCAAAGAAAGAATACAACAAAACAGAGGATGATTTGAAGTCGCTTCAGAGCGTTGGACAGATTATCGGCGAAGTTCTTCGCCCTCTCGACCATGAACGAA TGATTGTAAAAGCAAGCAGTGGCCCAAGGTATGTTGTCGGGTGCCGTAATAAACTTGACAAGGAAAAACTGACCTCTGGAACAAGAGTGGTTCTTGACATGACAACTCTCACAATCATGCGTGCTCTCCCACGTGAG GTTGATCCAGTTGTTTATAACATGCTCCATGAAGATCCGGGAAATATTAGTTACTCTGCTGTAGGTGGTTTATCAGATCAAATTCGTGAACTTAGGGAATCCATTGAGCTACCTCTTATGAATCCTGAGCTGTTCCTCAGAGTTGGAATCAAACCTCCCAAG GGTGTTCTGCTCTACGGCCCTCCTGGTACCGGCAAGACTTTGTTAGCTAGAGCCATTGCTAGTAATATTGATGCCAACTTTTTGAAG ATTGTATCAAGTGCCATTATTGATAAGTATATTGGTGAAAGTGCAAGACTGATAAGGGAGATGTTCAATTATGCACGCGATCATCAG CCCTGCATAATCTTTATGGATGAGATTGATGCAATCGGCGGACGACGTTTTAGTGAGGGAACAAGTGCTGACCGGGAAATTCAAAGAACACTGATGGAGTTACTCaatcagcttgatgggtttgatCAGCTTGGCAAG GTAAAAATGATTATGGCAACAAACCGGCCTGATGTTCTTGATCCTGCACTTCTTCGTCCGGGTCGTCTAGACAGGAAGATAGAAATACCATTGCCAAATGAGCAGTCAAGGATGGATATTCTCAAAATTCATGCTGCTGGAATTGCTAAACATGGTGAGATTGATTATGAAGCTGTTGTTAAGCTTGCAGAG ggCTTCAATGGAGCTGACCTCCGTAATGTATGTACTGAGGCTGGCATGTCAGCTATCCGTGCAGAAAGAGATTATGTTATACATGAAGATTTTATGAAG GCTGTTCGTAAACTGAATGAAGCAAAGAAACTTGAATCAAGTGCACACTACAGTGCTGATTTTGGAAAAGACTAG